A portion of the Lysinibacillus timonensis genome contains these proteins:
- a CDS encoding DUF2651 family protein: MEFLFVFLICPIIVHASTIIGFFIFRKWFVMPILTFVVLTILTFTIFNETFLFWVVVYTILSVIISLILKFNRK, translated from the coding sequence ATGGAATTTCTTTTTGTTTTTCTAATTTGTCCTATTATAGTCCATGCATCAACCATTATTGGTTTCTTCATCTTCAGAAAATGGTTTGTAATGCCAATACTAACGTTTGTTGTGCTTACAATCTTAACTTTTACTATTTTCAATGAAACGTTCCTTTTTTGGGTTGTGGTTTATACGATACTTTCAGTTATAATCAGTTTAATATTGAAATTTAATAGAAAATAA
- a CDS encoding succinate CoA transferase, whose translation MGKDLSQFIRNEAFLDKVVSAEEAASWIEDGMNLGMSGFTLFGEPKEFPLALSKRGEKENFKVNLYTGASLGPTADQSMAEAGIINLRVPYQGNAVMRKKINDGELFYIDQHLSHTAEEVRKGTLGKIDYAIIEAAAITEDGLIIPTGSVGNSPIFVEKAENVIIEINTTAPRAYEGLHDIYVQKDQGERREIPLYNVGDRIGEIGIKVDPAKVKGIVLSEQPDIPSPLFEPNEETQQIADNLLAFFANEVAEGRLTNSLAPLQSGVGSVANAVLNGMKTSQFKDIEVASEVLQDGVFDLIDAGVVKFAVGTAFSLSKKRVDSLAEDLEKYKDKIMFRPQEISNNPEVIRRLGVISFNTALEVDIYGNVNSTHVSGTKVMNGIGGSGDFARNARITIFVTPSLAKNGAISAIVPFVSHVDHTEHDVDVIVTEQGYADLRGLPPVKRAEKMIEIAHPTYRAQLRAYFEEAKETVGGHTPHILEKAFSFHNNLKEKGTMLFEGEE comes from the coding sequence ATGGGAAAAGATTTAAGTCAGTTCATTAGGAACGAAGCGTTTTTAGACAAAGTGGTATCGGCTGAAGAAGCAGCATCTTGGATCGAAGATGGAATGAATCTTGGTATGAGTGGATTTACACTTTTCGGTGAGCCAAAAGAATTTCCACTAGCACTATCCAAACGTGGTGAGAAAGAGAACTTCAAAGTGAACTTATATACTGGTGCATCTCTTGGACCAACTGCCGACCAATCAATGGCTGAAGCAGGCATCATTAACTTACGTGTTCCTTACCAAGGTAATGCTGTGATGCGTAAAAAAATTAATGACGGAGAGCTTTTCTATATTGACCAGCATTTATCTCACACAGCTGAAGAGGTTCGAAAAGGCACGCTTGGAAAAATTGATTATGCAATTATCGAAGCAGCTGCCATCACAGAAGACGGTCTAATTATCCCAACAGGTTCTGTAGGGAACTCGCCGATTTTTGTCGAAAAAGCTGAAAACGTTATCATCGAAATTAACACAACGGCCCCTCGCGCGTACGAAGGTCTTCATGATATCTATGTACAAAAAGACCAAGGTGAGCGTAGAGAGATTCCACTTTATAACGTAGGCGATCGTATCGGAGAAATCGGTATTAAAGTGGATCCAGCGAAAGTAAAAGGGATTGTATTATCAGAGCAACCTGATATTCCATCACCATTATTTGAGCCAAACGAAGAAACACAACAAATTGCAGATAACTTATTAGCGTTCTTTGCTAATGAAGTAGCAGAAGGAAGATTAACAAATTCTTTAGCTCCTCTACAATCTGGAGTAGGGTCTGTTGCAAATGCTGTTCTTAATGGTATGAAAACTTCCCAATTTAAAGATATCGAAGTTGCCTCTGAAGTATTGCAAGATGGCGTATTTGATCTGATCGATGCGGGTGTTGTGAAATTTGCAGTAGGTACAGCATTCTCACTTTCTAAAAAACGTGTGGATTCACTAGCGGAAGATTTAGAGAAATATAAAGACAAAATTATGTTCAGACCTCAAGAAATCTCTAATAACCCAGAAGTAATCCGTCGTTTAGGTGTCATTTCATTTAACACAGCTCTTGAAGTAGATATTTACGGAAACGTTAACTCAACTCACGTGAGCGGAACAAAAGTGATGAACGGAATTGGTGGATCTGGAGACTTTGCTCGTAACGCGAGAATTACAATTTTTGTAACGCCATCTTTAGCGAAAAACGGAGCAATCTCAGCAATCGTTCCTTTCGTATCACATGTTGATCATACAGAGCACGATGTAGATGTCATTGTGACAGAACAAGGATATGCGGACCTGCGCGGACTTCCACCGGTGAAGAGAGCAGAAAAGATGATTGAAATTGCACACCCAACGTATAGAGCACAATTACGTGCATACTTTGAAGAAGCAAAAGAAACAGTGGGCGGTCATACTCCACATATTCTTGAAAAAGCGTTCTCATTCCATAACAACCTAAAAGAAAAAGGGACAATGCTATTTGAGGGTGAAGAATAA
- a CDS encoding YfiT family bacillithiol transferase → MDVKYPIGTLQVPEKVTLEDTKDWLKQIETYTIRLRETVDSLSEEELGKTYREGAWNVRQLVHHITDSQVNMYQRLKLALTDDNPTVPAFDEEKWAVQPDTLLPVETSIKILEGINERIVALGNSLTEAQLDRFFTHQANGKITVATKLAKLAWHEEHHLAHIKIALSQ, encoded by the coding sequence ATGGATGTAAAATACCCAATTGGGACATTACAAGTTCCTGAAAAAGTAACATTAGAAGATACTAAAGATTGGCTAAAGCAAATCGAAACTTATACGATTCGGTTAAGAGAAACGGTTGATTCATTAAGTGAAGAAGAACTAGGCAAAACGTATCGTGAAGGTGCCTGGAATGTTCGCCAACTGGTTCACCATATTACAGATTCTCAAGTAAACATGTATCAACGTTTAAAACTAGCTTTAACTGATGACAATCCAACAGTACCAGCTTTTGATGAAGAGAAGTGGGCGGTTCAACCAGATACATTGCTTCCTGTTGAAACTTCTATCAAAATTTTAGAAGGGATTAATGAGCGTATTGTAGCTTTAGGTAATAGTTTAACTGAAGCTCAATTAGACCGGTTCTTTACTCACCAGGCAAACGGCAAAATAACGGTTGCAACCAAATTAGCAAAATTAGCTTGGCATGAAGAGCATCACTTAGCCCACATTAAAATCGCATTATCGCAATAA
- a CDS encoding SDR family NAD(P)-dependent oxidoreductase — translation MSKVAIITGGGSGLGQATAIRMAQEGINIAVVDVSEKGGNETVEKVKAEGVDAIFIKADVSKPEEVKSYVDQTVEHFGSIDYFFNNAGISGSGKFYLDTTIEEINQIVGINLLGALYGVRYVAEVMLKNGGGSIVNTASSAGVIGQDSVVTYSATKHGIIGLTRSMVAEYAKDGLRVNAIAPGPTETPMVRAFYEANPEMKANATGGIPQKRLGTPEEVAELVTFLLTSKAEYINGEVIRIDGGFTSTK, via the coding sequence TTGAGTAAAGTAGCGATTATTACAGGTGGGGGTAGCGGGCTTGGACAAGCAACTGCCATCCGTATGGCTCAAGAAGGCATTAATATCGCGGTTGTAGATGTAAGTGAAAAAGGCGGAAATGAAACGGTCGAAAAAGTAAAGGCTGAAGGCGTTGATGCTATCTTTATTAAAGCGGATGTATCAAAACCAGAAGAAGTGAAAAGTTATGTTGATCAAACAGTGGAACATTTCGGTTCAATTGATTACTTCTTTAATAATGCTGGAATTTCAGGCAGCGGTAAATTCTATTTAGATACAACGATTGAAGAGATTAACCAAATTGTAGGAATCAATCTTCTTGGTGCATTATACGGTGTACGTTATGTAGCGGAGGTAATGTTAAAAAATGGTGGTGGCTCCATCGTCAATACTGCATCCAGTGCTGGTGTGATTGGTCAAGATTCCGTCGTAACCTATTCTGCTACAAAACACGGGATCATTGGTTTAACTAGAAGTATGGTTGCTGAGTACGCAAAAGATGGGTTACGGGTCAATGCCATTGCCCCGGGTCCAACTGAAACACCGATGGTAAGAGCTTTCTACGAAGCGAACCCAGAAATGAAAGCGAATGCAACAGGTGGTATACCGCAAAAACGTTTAGGTACACCGGAAGAAGTGGCGGAACTCGTTACTTTCCTATTAACTTCTAAAGCTGAATATATCAATGGTGAAGTGATTCGTATTGACGGTGGATTCACAAGCACAAAATAA
- a CDS encoding DUF3953 domain-containing protein, with translation MKAIKIVIAFIIIAISVYGLITKDFSYSAMSSLLLGIYFAILGFDEYRTKGKNGWGMIYLLVSLFILVMALFSF, from the coding sequence TTGAAGGCCATTAAAATAGTGATTGCTTTCATCATAATAGCAATTTCAGTGTACGGATTGATAACAAAGGATTTTTCATACAGTGCAATGTCTTCTTTACTGCTTGGGATTTACTTTGCCATTCTAGGATTTGATGAATACAGAACAAAAGGTAAAAATGGTTGGGGAATGATTTATCTGCTCGTCTCGTTGTTCATTTTAGTGATGGCGCTTTTTAGTTTCTAA